One Pomacea canaliculata isolate SZHN2017 linkage group LG1, ASM307304v1, whole genome shotgun sequence genomic window, CATTTAATCTCTCCTACTGGTTGATACTTCAAACGGGAGTGCTTATCTCTGTGGGCTGCAGAACAGTTTGATACAGTTTACTCCTTTTacatgtttctcagtctctgtctatgctcttttgtgtgtgcatgctcacccttctttttgaatgctgtatAGATGCACAGTGTTCAgtcctaaacacatttttgcagtaccttttttttttttttgttttttgtttttttttcttgttttttgttttataacatttatagGTCAATTTTTGCCTGTGAATTTCTGATACAAAGCaacttttgtgtaatgttttgtgtttcatattataagatacattattgatggagaaaataaaaacttgagaaaaaaaaataaaaataactaaagcaaaattatttgatcTTTAGCtgtaaaaaatgtgaaagcaaGAAATCTACTCAAATACAAATTTACTTGTTAAAGGCTTCTGCAAATGCACTTTTGCATTATTAAAATCTGCTCTGCGATCTGCATTTCTTTATAACAAATGAGTCGCATATTTTGACCATAAGGTAACAGGCCAGTCAATGCCAAAGTACTTAACAGTTAGTCTTTTACAGGATCATGACAGGATCATGATGTCGCAGCAAAGTAGTGCTCCTTTCAAGCACACATTTTTTCACTTCTGACATTAGTCATTTAACACTTTAAAGAAGGTCCTCCTTCAGTCTGTTTTTCTAAAGGCAACCATAGCATCAACTTTGTGAATAGTGGTGGAGAAAGAACGGAGGCTCACCTCTTCAGAAATTATATGATAAAGTGGGGACCAGATTCACCCATGCAGATGGTGCTTCGGCATCTTTGTCTGTATAAACCAAAATGTCAAGGTacctgaacagaaaaaaagcaaaaccaagTCAAGAGATTGGCAGGGAAACACTGCTTATAACTCTGTTGAATAACATTGACACATCACATTACACAGCAGTATTCAATCTTCAACACTCAACAATTAGCCAGAAGAACTAAAAAATCCTTATTAGTTAAAGTGATggataaaagcaacaaaatgttAGTATGATtccattacaaaataaaaccacatcATGTCTGTCACTGTTGGGTTGATGCAATTGTACAAGTCACGATCAAAGATCTCCCCACCACACACTCATATCACATTACATAAGCACTTCTGTTTTACTacgtacatttaaaatatatatatattttggctTAGAATGCAAAAAATGGACAATGAGTggttaaaaagaaagctgaagGATAAAGCATGTCAGTGATTATGCTTTTATGTAAAGCAATActgattttacaaaattttaacacaaaaagtaGTCAATGTTAATGGCTCTGACAAATCATGTGATCAGCTAAGCATAGATTTTAGCTAAACTTAATCACAGAAACAGCATGAATGAAAAACTTACAGAGAGATTCCAGAAGTGGCAGAAATGTGACTGTTGCAGTGATCTGATGAATAatagattttatttcttctttaacttttttctctgttttgtctGAAATTGAGCAAGAAACACTGATTATTCCATTTATGATCCAtcaaaaacattcaaaacaaaagaattgtgCCTAATTATAAGAAAGGTAAATGACCTACAACAAGATCATAATAAACTGTTAATAAAgcaactttaattaaaaaaataataattttttgcaGTTACAGGACAGTAATTTAATACTTGAAAGagtttgtttgtaaacagtctGAGTTACACtcaattaagaaagaaagacctgcagttttcaagaaaaatctgcaGGAAcacaagatgaaaaataaatttatgaatGAAAAAGCTCACTAAAATCAAATCAGCATGATCACTATCCAGGTgatcaaacagcaaaaatagaacaaggATATGGCACAGTGCCAACTGGGAAAGCTGGCTAGAAAGCCAACAGAatgtcaaacaaaacaacatttgtCAAATGTCTTAagtcttattttaaatattttaatttattttaatttacaatgcttcattttgtttcttgactaagatttctaaagaaaagaagaaaatactgaAACTTAATTTCCGATTAATCAAAGCTGCATCTATAGTTATGGCCATTCAGCTCCATCTAgcatgtgtgtgcgagagagagagagagagaaggggggaggcATTCTTGACGACTGTGAAATTATtgcagttaaaaataataaacgagGATAATTAAGACACTTCATCGAAAATACTATACTTACTATAGGCCCCTTCGGGACATGTCTGGCATGTGCTTGAGTTAGTTCCACAGTTGCACAGTGCTGcgaaaaaatgacaacaaaaatatccAGCACAGATCTCCACTTCGTAGGTACACTAGATccaattttatttacagcacacttattttttttttctccaactgGTCGATCTACCCTGCCCTATGCGCCTGTTTGTACGTGCGTCTGTACGTCAGCGTGAGATAGGCTAGCTGTTTGAAAGTGTGGCCAAATTATCCCTGTAAACGCGTGTGTAcgtgagagaaaaagagcgaGGAAAAATTGAGAGGGTAAGTGTATATGTGAGCGAGAGATCGAGCACGCACGTACGTTATTTTGTGTGTTACGTACGTGTCACGTTAGTCGATAACATGTAGTGTATTATCAAAGTATACAAAATAATCTGAATCTTTCATCTGTTGAACAGACTATATATAGCTGTATTCGCACGTACCTTCGCAATGCAGtactttataatatatataatatatggtCAATTCATAAACGGCTTCTCCAGTTTACCCCAATTTAACCCCACCACCTTGCAAATTCTATCCATATAAAGTTTGTTGAATAATAACCGTTAATTCATTTCTCTATCTGTGACGCTACATGATTCGTGGAAATGTTCTGAACTCACAGAGTTGAAATATGGTAATCTATGAGAGTCCGTCGCTAATTCTATAAACACCCGAATGCGAGTGgctcgatatatatataatgtcttaCCGTCAACTGCAAAAGTAAAAGACGACACGCAAAGTAGAAACAGTACTCCTGGAATGTATTTATCCATTTAGTTCATTTCATCAGTCTTCTCTTGGAGTAAATCTCAGCAGGAAACAGGCACACACGAAAAAATTACACTTTTAGTAACTCTGCAGATAGACGCAGTTCGCAACACTCACATACACTTGTATACAGTAGATCTACTATAGGGGAAGCAGAAGGCTTGCTGTTCACCACGCGAagttctgaaagtaaaatatgtCATTGTTGTCCTTAGTCTTTGCACGTATTCCTCACACTGTCAGGGTTTCTATATCGTTTTCTCTTCGCTACAGTGAAACGTGTCTCAGCGGCTTCGAGCTCATAACTTTGCCGATTGTTTCGCGCCGTCTCTTCACCCTTGAAAGCGAAAACGAGGCTTCTGAATATCAATGTGCGACATGCGGAAAGTTGTGTTGCCtagcaacatgcacacacacacagctgtgcACTGCGGTCTCGCATGAAGTTCCCCTGCCGTGGCTTTCGATGTGTCGAACCAGAAAAGGCACGATCCTTACCAGTAAACCACTGCGTTTCAAAAGATAGaagattaaaatttcaaatcaaCATACGGTACTGCTTTTGATAGCATCTATAGTTACGAtcgtttcattttttaactatGTAATTATATTCTTTATCTCTCCTTCTAATGATAAACAATTAATGGAGACAATTAACGTGAGTTTTGACGTGTACCTGCAACAGCATTTCCacaatataatatataacatCGATGGCTACTTGTATAACGTCACCTTGAAGTTATGTTAAGACCTAAATGCCGTACTATAAGATTTGAAAGGGGTATAACGTATGGTGACATTTTGAAAGCGGGTTTATACAGTGAAACTTCTTGGGCTAAAGTTCACTACTTGAGAAAACACACTGTTACACAATGTAATAAAACGTTTCCGAGTAACAGATTAATTTTACTTCTTAAATCaatcaatttttaaagataGATTCAGCTAAAGAAATTCCATAGAATCAATCGTTAAGACATACCATACGTCCGAGTTGGCAGTATCATTCTGGTATTTCCAAGGCCGAGTGCCATAGATGGCTTCTCCGTTGACCTGAAGCCATCGTCCCATCTGAGTGAGTCGTTCCTCGTAGATAGGGGAGATAACGCCGTACTTCGTGGGGCCGACATTCACCAGGAGGTTACCGCCCAGACTGCAAGGACACACAGGTCAGCGTACATACAGAACTCGCAAAATTACCTAcaactttggaaaaaaagtatttcatggTAAAGATGACAAATATGTAGTAAACAGGATAATGGTTCAGATGAAAGTCGCAACAGCAGACCtgaaacggttttttttttttatttggaacgTGTAGCATTAACACGAAAACCTTCAGAGTATGAATGTACGTCTCTCTAAGCTTGAGATAACTGACAATTCACACTAATATCTGACTTAAAGCTTAAAAAACAaaggttttaaacaaaaataaaacaaatgataaatgttggtggtggttgtgtcaTTTATCCTTGTATCCTTTACCTGATCGTCCTGACCAAAAGGGCAATAAACTCATCCATGCTGTAAATGTCTGAAAGCTGAGCATCCCGTCGGAAACCCCACGAGTACTTGTCAAGAGTCATCGAGTTTTCCCATTTATGGTTGACAAGTTTGCCTAAAACGGGTCAAATTAAGACAGTCACCTCCTATAGCGTTAAATTTCATAATTTGGAATACAGAGCACacaaaaaattttcaaagttaAACCTTCATTTTAAGAGCTATAAGAGGGGACTTCACCCTTACCGGGTCCatatgttacaaaaaaaaaataataataataaacaacaatcaaatgtaaaagataaaaagaaagtgcaGAAAAACCATCAGGaacagacttgacgtcttccaaaacagatgcctcaggcgcatacttaacatgttttggccaaataccatcaccaacgaataattccaccgaagaactgaagaaaacgaggccacccaaaggaaacttggagaagaacggTGGAAatgagatgaaaggaaagggctggacatacGGTTAGGGTCACTTGGAGTgggcgggtttcagccgatcgacatcggtggcggactctggttgaggccttatgtgcaacatGATGCATGAAGATGAATAGATACATAGATTGTGGACATATGAAGGAATGGAAAAAGATATGGTCCATCCCTATCAACGGTCACTTTACGGTTagcccaattttttttttcagagctgTTTATAATTACAGACAGCTCAACAGAGCGTAGGGCGTGGAGTTTGCCGTGAACGGGCcgcttttaatttttcaatggtTGTTTATGTTAAAACGAAACCCGGGGCTTGTAAAGTCAGGTGACTAAATTTAAAGCTCCACCCAGTTTCGGTGTGGCAAAGCGCTTGAACGGAAGGTCGACCGCTATCCccactaaaacaaaacaagtgtaaGTAAATTGCTTTTTTAGCTTAATAAAAGACGGAGTAAACGACTTAACATTTGAGATGATTTACCTGGGACAAATCTGTCGTCACAGTTCCAGAATCCTCCATGATGACACCGAATATTTTTTCCCCATCGGTCGTTCACAACGACTGTGTCTTTCACGGGGCTGTTGACAAGGAAGCCTTATTAAACAATAGTTTAAAACATATGTGTGTTTGAAACCCATAAAATATCCAACTCGATATGCTAAAAGAGACAATATCCATAGTGACCGGAGACATTTTACTTCTGGAAGATTTCAATCAATTCcaatacatttcttttcagtATTAAGGAATGACTGTAGAAGATGACTCAGTCgactaaaaaaattcttaaccACAACAAAGGGGTTATCATTGATAGCTACCTGTCGTTGTACAGCCAAGCAAGAAAGTGTGTGGCGTTCCAGTAGGTGTCATCGACCATCCAGTCGCCGTCAGACCACACGACGTCAGGCTTGTAAGTGTTCACCAGTTCGTACAGCTCTGGCAATGTCTTGGTCTGCAGGCAACAGGAGAAGTTTCAGAAGGTGAGCTTGTGACATCTGACCACTTACTGGATTATAAAAGCCGTTGTGTATTTACCTTCCTCGAGTCTTATCTTACTTCTACAAAACTCGCCCAGTCATTCTTTTCGCTGGTCTTGAGAGGCACTAACGGCCTTGCATCCCGCGGCATTATTAGGTCTTTGGTGAATGACATGCTGAAGGGTTCGCAGATAACATGTGTCACATTTTACGCCCCGCATGATTGCGAAACctataaaaaatacttaaactATCCCTTCCTCTTTACACAACATTAGCTCTGTTACCAGTCGACCTTTTCCCAGTGGAGTTGTGCGAGTGCCAACATAGCAAACGCGTACGTGACCCCTTCCCCACAAATcccttgtaaaaaaaacaaacgaatgCTAACACTTAGCAACGATTATGGGAGGGAAAGAGtagataaataaactttttaagaggttaaaagtaaaatattttattaaagttgcattgtgtgtattgtattgtgtatatTTGGCCGTTATATCGCATTAATGATATAAAAAGCTAACAGT contains:
- the LOC112561072 gene encoding alpha-L-fucosidase-like codes for the protein MYSSWSVVFSLLGSLCLPTVLAVRYDPNWASLDSRPLPAWYDDSKIGIFLHWGVFSVPSYQSEWFWWSWQGSKSQAAVDFMTKNYKPDFTYADFAADFTAEFYDPSRWADIFKASGAKYVVLTSKHHEGFTNWPSKYSWNWNAMDVGPNRDLVGDLANAIRSKTDIHFGVYHSLFEWFNPLYLQDVKNNYTTQDFVATKTLPELYELVNTYKPDVVWSDGDWMVDDTYWNATHFLAWLYNDSPVKDTVVVNDRWGKNIRCHHGGFWNCDDRFVPGKLVNHKWENSMTLDKYSWGFRRDAQLSDIYSMDEFIALLVRTISLGGNLLVNVGPTKYGVISPIYEERLTQMGRWLQVNGEAIYGTRPWKYQNDTANSDVWYTSKLTLIVSINCLSLEGEIKNIIT